The following nucleotide sequence is from Ferruginibacter lapsinanis.
AAAAAATGTTAGTTTCTACCAATTTTACTTTCACTCTAACAATAAACGAACTGTCAGTCTGAGTTTGTCGAAGACGTCCCTAAAACTAAAACTCCCCAATCAGCATATCAGCACATCGACAAATCAGCACATTAGTAGCATGGGCAGAGTGCAAAGCCGGGCTTTAGGCTCGGGCTATCCGTTACAAGCCATGCCTGCGGCATGGGCTTTCCACTCCTATCCCGGCTATGCTGGGCAGAGGAACGTTATTGGGCTTTTGGATGTTATATTGGGGAGTATTAGTATATTAGCCGAAAATGGCACAATCGATTCCTTCAATATATAAGTTGCCGCAACTATTTAAGAACAGAGTTAACTTATAACTAACCTTATAGAACATACTGACGCCAAAAATGCTAGTAGAGTTAAAAAATGACCTCATAACTAAACCTGCAAAGGATATTTATCACAAGTATCTTTTAGGACAAGATGTTTGGTATTTCAAAGAGCACTTGAAATTGCCTGACCACTCAAAAAAATACGATGAGCTTAAATACTATATTTCAAATGGACTTGACATACACTTCAACAATATTGCAATCGTTGGGAGTGCAAAAACTGGCATAAGTTTTAATCCTTCAAATAAATTCAGATACTTCCAGCAAGACTCTGATTTTGATATTGTATTAGTGTCCCCTAGACATTTTGAAAAATTTTGGAACGCATATGTTGACATGTTTTATAATCAAGTAATTATACCCGAATATGACAGTGTATCAAAATCAATATTTAAGAAATTTATTTCCTTAAAAGACCCAACACAGAAACATAAAGACATAAAAGAATGGGTAAAAACGGTAAATCCATTTGTAAAGGATTTGCAACAATTTTTTGGAATAGCACATGATATAAATTATCGAATATATGACTCGTGGGAATCTGTAGAAAAATATCACTATTTTGGAATATCACAATTCAAAAACTTTGTAGCAAACAATAAAAAAAAGGAAATGCAAATTGCTGCAATTATTTCTTCACTAATCAATAAAGGCAATGGCAACAATTAACGAACAAATAAATATTGAATCCCATACTATAAAGTGGGTTATTGATTCAATGAGGGCAACTCGTTTGACAGTCGACAACAGTTTCCAACGAAATTACGTCTGGCTTGAAAAACATCAAATAAAATTGATTGAAACAATTTTAATGGGTTTCCCTATTCCTGAAATTTATTTATGGCAAAAAGAAACCGATGCTAAGACAGGAGATATGAAGTTAAGCATCATTGATGGACAACAACGACTTGGAGCAATTTTAGATTTTATCAATGATGAATTTGCTCTAACATCTACTTCACTTGATGAAGAAAATATTAAAAAGGAATATACAGGAAAAAAATTCTCGGAATTAACCGATGAGTTTAGAAATGCAATTTGGGAATTTAAATTATCAATACGTTTCGTCAATAAGACTATTGAGAGAAGTGATGTGGTTACAATGTTCCTTAGATTAAATAGCACTAATATGACATTGAATCCACAAGAACTTCGCAATGCTGAGTTTGAAGGGGCTTTTATCAAAGCAGCTGCCGAGATTTCTGAAAATCCATTTTGGGAGAGCCATTCAATATTCAATGTTCAAGATTTACGCAGGATGAATGACATCCAATTTATAAGCAGTATTCTTATGTTCTTCCGCCTAGGAATTGGAGAGGATACAACACAAGCCAATTTTAATAAGGTTTATGACCTATATAACAAAGAATATCAAGAAAAAATCGATGACCAAAAGCTATTTTACTTGATCGTTGCTGAAACTGAAAAAATAATTGGAGGTGACAAAGAGATAGAAAGGTTTCTTAAGAAGAAAACACATTTATATTCTCTTTTTTTGGTAATTTATTATTTCATAAAGAAACAAGGAGGTGTACAACAAAAACAAATTGAGCAATACAAAAAATTTGTAGAGGCATATAACGATAACGAAAAACTCATTGCACACTTTAAAGACTTGAAAACTCAATCAGAAATTAATGAATATAAAAAATTAAGTTCAACAGGAACCCAAGGCAAAACAAATCGTATGCGTAGAAA
It contains:
- a CDS encoding DUF262 domain-containing protein — encoded protein: MATINEQINIESHTIKWVIDSMRATRLTVDNSFQRNYVWLEKHQIKLIETILMGFPIPEIYLWQKETDAKTGDMKLSIIDGQQRLGAILDFINDEFALTSTSLDEENIKKEYTGKKFSELTDEFRNAIWEFKLSIRFVNKTIERSDVVTMFLRLNSTNMTLNPQELRNAEFEGAFIKAAAEISENPFWESHSIFNVQDLRRMNDIQFISSILMFFRLGIGEDTTQANFNKVYDLYNKEYQEKIDDQKLFYLIVAETEKIIGGDKEIERFLKKKTHLYSLFLVIYYFIKKQGGVQQKQIEQYKKFVEAYNDNEKLIAHFKDLKTQSEINEYKKLSSTGTQGKTNRMRRNDILKDILE